The Sulfolobus sp. A20 genomic interval CATTTCTAATGCCTCATTAATCTTATTTCTTTTTAATAAGTTTTGGAAGTCGTCATCCAACCCTCTCTTCCTTAAACAGTTGTCATTTCCTACACCACTACATACCTCGACGTTTTTCGCTGACAATAACCTCTCTCCGGTAGATCTGAAAATGCCTTTCCATGATGAACCAGGTATGACTGGTCTCCCATTATGATCCTTCAATATGGTATCCCTAGCTATACTAGTAGGATCTAAGCTACCTCCCCTACCTACTCCTATCCTCAATGGAGCTATTGTAACGACTTCTCCTTCAATAATTACTATTCTCTTTACCAAATCCTTCCTAATAAAGGTGTAGTCTACCATCTAGAGCACCTGGTTTAAATCGTACTCTTTAGGGGTTAGAAGGTTAGGGGACTTATAATACTTCAACTTCCCACCAGTTAGCTTGACTAGACCATATCCTGCGCTCTTCTTACCCCCTACAAAAATACCGTCTGTAACGAGAGTCTTTAACACGTACTTCAATGCGTTTACTGAAACTTTCTTCCAATCCTCTTTCTCTTGGTTTACTAAGTCTAAATTATATATTATCATTGAGAAGTCGAACCTAGAGTTCGGCTCTACGAAATCAAGCGTATAAAGGTTCCCGGGCAGATTACCCCCAAATACTCGATTTATCGCCACCATAGTCCTCTGCCCAATTGAGAACTCCTCTGCTATAGAATCTAAGATGTAAACTCTTGAAGCCAAGTCTTTGAACCCAAATATTATACACGGTATGCAATAGCTATTTTTATCACATGATGTACACTCATCATCACTAATATCGCATACTCTGTATTTCTGGTCATTTAATGATTTTATGTAAGCCTCTACCATACTTCTAAATACTCCCTTCAATGAGGATCCAGGTATTACAGGCTTTCCCTTTATTTTCATGATTGGATTATCAGTTGCCTCTGTGAACTCTTGTGCCTTACCTTGACCAACCCTTAAAGGCGTTAAGTTAATTAGTTTACCCTCTATTTTTATGATCGTATTTATGACGTCTAAATCCTTACAGCTCATAATTTCATCCCTTAGCTATGAGCTCTACAAGCTCTGAGAAGGTCTTCACACTGTTTAGCTTACTTCTATCCATCTTAATGTCTCTTGAGGTGAGAGTTTCGTAAATCCACTTAACGTAACCCAATAGCTGAATAGCCTTATCTGGACTAAGTCCTCTCAAATGTT includes:
- the csx7 gene encoding CRISPR-associated RAMP protein Csx7, with product MSCKDLDVINTIIKIEGKLINLTPLRVGQGKAQEFTEATDNPIMKIKGKPVIPGSSLKGVFRSMVEAYIKSLNDQKYRVCDISDDECTSCDKNSYCIPCIIFGFKDLASRVYILDSIAEEFSIGQRTMVAINRVFGGNLPGNLYTLDFVEPNSRFDFSMIIYNLDLVNQEKEDWKKVSVNALKYVLKTLVTDGIFVGGKKSAGYGLVKLTGGKLKYYKSPNLLTPKEYDLNQVL